The following are from one region of the Andrena cerasifolii isolate SP2316 chromosome 1, iyAndCera1_principal, whole genome shotgun sequence genome:
- the Metro gene encoding membrane palmitoylated protein 7-like protein metro isoform X4 produces MTAALVMENVNWDPALSKLLNSLQESRNDIPSCAEEEFSFLSELLQSKELNALVNVHNKIVNNVKDDKFFPVLSNSMDIDIDVLDLLSTKTHISKECKELFHLLQRPHIQGLLCAHDAVAQKDYYPRLPEIPLEVDEDEETVKIVQLVKSNEPLCGTGVEPIVGATIKTCEVTGKIVIARIMHGGAADRSGLIHVGDEVCEVNGISVEGKTPTCVLKILQNSEGTITFKIVPADSKGGIRESKVRVRAHFSYKAADDLYIPCKEAGLDFNKGDVLHIVSQDDPYWWQARREGDRNMRAGLIPSRALQERCIILEREQKEKSDDDNIKNDDFDREEIPTYEEVAKLYPRPGLYRPVVLIGPPGVGRNELKRRLMATDPDKYKTPVPYTSRPPRPGEINGKEYHFVSREKMEEEIDAGKFIEYGEYKGNLYGTSSESVSSLINAGYVCLLNPHYQALKMLRTPQTKPYVIYVKPPGFEILKETRNDARARSTFDGSNSRGFTDEEFNEILHSADRIEFLYSHLFDEVIENAYLSVAFEQLVNAVERVESEPLWVPASWVQ; encoded by the exons ATGACAGCGGCGCTCGTCATGGAAAACGTGAATTGGGACCCTG CACTATCCAAGCTCCTGAATTCCCTGCAGGAGAGCAGGAACGACATACCCAGCTGCGCCGAGGAGGAATTCAGCTTCCTCAGCGAATTGTTGCAGTCGAAGGAATTGAACGCCCTCGTGAACGTTCACAATAAAATCGTGAATAATGTCAAGGACGACAAGTTCTTTCCGGTGCTCTCCAATTCCATGGACATCGACATCGACGTCCTGGACCTATTGTCGACCAAGACGCACATCTCGAAGGAGTGCAAGGAGCTCTTTCATCTTCTCCAAAGGCCGCACATACAG GGTCTTTTGTGCGCGCACGACGCGGTCGCCCAGAAAGACTACTACCCCCGATTGCCGGAGATTCCCCTggaagtggacgaggacgaggagacgGTGAAAATTGTGCAGCTGGTGAAGTCGAACGAGCCCTTG TGTGGCACCGGCGTTGAACCGATCGTG GGGGCGACCATAAAAACGTGCGAGGTCACCGGGAAGATTGTGATAGCGCGAATAATGCACGGTGGCGCGGCCGATAGATCCGGCCTTATTCACGTCGGGGACGAGGTTTGCGAGGTCAACGGCATCAGCGTCGAAGGAAAGACTCCGACCTGTGTTCTTAAAATACTG CAAAATTCAGAGGGCACGATTACGTTTAAAATAGTCCCCGCCGACAGCAAAGGGGGCATTCGGGAGAGCAAG GTGCGAGTGAGAGCGCACTTTTCGTACAAGGCTGCCGACGATCTGTACATACCCTGCAAAGAGGCTGGACTAGACTTTAACAAGGGTGACGTTCTCCACATCGTCAGTCAGGATGACCCTTATTG GTGGCAAGCGAGACGCGAGGGTGATCGAAACATGAGGGCTGGCTTGATCCCGAGCAGAGCTCTTCAGGAGAGGTGCATTATTCTCGAGAGAGAACAAAAGGAAAAGTCCGACGACGACAATATAA AGAACGACGATTTCGACCGGGAAGAAATACCGACCTACGAAGAGGTCGCCAAGCTCTATCCGAGGCCTGGTCTCTACCGGCCGGTGGTTCTGATCGGGCCACCGGGAGTCGGCAGGAACGAGCTCAAGAGGCGGCTAATGGCCACCGATCCCGATAAGTACAAGACGCCCGTGCCTT ATACCTCGAGACCACCGAGGCCGGGCGAGATAAACGGCAAAGAGTACCACTTTGTCAGCCGCGAGAAGATGGAGGAGGAGATCGATGCTGGAAAGTTCATCGAGTACGGCGAGTACAAGGGTAACCTGTACGGTACTAGTTCCGAGAGCGTGAGCTCGCTAATAAACGCCGGCTACGTGTGCCTGTTGAACCCGCACTACCAGGCCCTCAAGATGCTTCGAACACCGCAGACGAAACCGTACGTGATCTACGTCAAGCCGCCGGGATTCGAGATTCTGAAggagacgaggaacgacgccaGAGCAAGGTCGACCTTCGACGGCAGCAACTCGCGCGGCTTCACG GACGAGGAGTTCAACGAGATCCTGCACAGCGCAGATAGGATAGAATTTCTGTATTCCCACCTGTTCGACGAGGTGATAGAGAACGCTTATCTCTCCGTAGCGTTCGAGCAACTGGTGAACGCGGTGGAACGAGTAGAGTCGGAGCCGCTGTGGGTGCCTGCTTCCTGGGTTCAATAA
- the Metro gene encoding membrane palmitoylated protein 7-like protein metro isoform X3, with amino-acid sequence MTAALVMENVNWDPALSKLLNSLQESRNDIPSCAEEEFSFLSELLQSKELNALVNVHNKIVNNVKDDKFFPVLSNSMDIDIDVLDLLSTKTHISKECKELFHLLQRPHIQGLLCAHDAVAQKDYYPRLPEIPLEVDEDEETVKIVQLVKSNEPLGATIKTCEVTGKIVIARIMHGGAADRSGLIHVGDEVCEVNGISVEGKTPTCVLKILQNSEGTITFKIVPADSKGGIRESKVRVRAHFSYKAADDLYIPCKEAGLDFNKGDVLHIVSQDDPYWWQARREGDRNMRAGLIPSRALQERCIILEREQKEKSDDDNISLCSVPVPLPALCPRPSTSLHASPTKCNLQGVKTKKIMYDATENDDFDREEIPTYEEVAKLYPRPGLYRPVVLIGPPGVGRNELKRRLMATDPDKYKTPVPYTSRPPRPGEINGKEYHFVSREKMEEEIDAGKFIEYGEYKGNLYGTSSESVSSLINAGYVCLLNPHYQALKMLRTPQTKPYVIYVKPPGFEILKETRNDARARSTFDGSNSRGFTDEEFNEILHSADRIEFLYSHLFDEVIENAYLSVAFEQLVNAVERVESEPLWVPASWVQ; translated from the exons ATGACAGCGGCGCTCGTCATGGAAAACGTGAATTGGGACCCTG CACTATCCAAGCTCCTGAATTCCCTGCAGGAGAGCAGGAACGACATACCCAGCTGCGCCGAGGAGGAATTCAGCTTCCTCAGCGAATTGTTGCAGTCGAAGGAATTGAACGCCCTCGTGAACGTTCACAATAAAATCGTGAATAATGTCAAGGACGACAAGTTCTTTCCGGTGCTCTCCAATTCCATGGACATCGACATCGACGTCCTGGACCTATTGTCGACCAAGACGCACATCTCGAAGGAGTGCAAGGAGCTCTTTCATCTTCTCCAAAGGCCGCACATACAG GGTCTTTTGTGCGCGCACGACGCGGTCGCCCAGAAAGACTACTACCCCCGATTGCCGGAGATTCCCCTggaagtggacgaggacgaggagacgGTGAAAATTGTGCAGCTGGTGAAGTCGAACGAGCCCTTG GGGGCGACCATAAAAACGTGCGAGGTCACCGGGAAGATTGTGATAGCGCGAATAATGCACGGTGGCGCGGCCGATAGATCCGGCCTTATTCACGTCGGGGACGAGGTTTGCGAGGTCAACGGCATCAGCGTCGAAGGAAAGACTCCGACCTGTGTTCTTAAAATACTG CAAAATTCAGAGGGCACGATTACGTTTAAAATAGTCCCCGCCGACAGCAAAGGGGGCATTCGGGAGAGCAAG GTGCGAGTGAGAGCGCACTTTTCGTACAAGGCTGCCGACGATCTGTACATACCCTGCAAAGAGGCTGGACTAGACTTTAACAAGGGTGACGTTCTCCACATCGTCAGTCAGGATGACCCTTATTG GTGGCAAGCGAGACGCGAGGGTGATCGAAACATGAGGGCTGGCTTGATCCCGAGCAGAGCTCTTCAGGAGAGGTGCATTATTCTCGAGAGAGAACAAAAGGAAAAGTCCGACGACGACAATATAA GCTTGTGTTCTGTTCCAGTGCCTTTGCCCGCATTGTGCCCCCGTCCCAGTACCTCTTTGCACGCCTCGCCTACAAAGTGCAACTTGCAGGgcgtaaaaactaaaaaaatcatGTATGACGCTACAGAGAACGACGATTTCGACCGGGAAGAAATACCGACCTACGAAGAGGTCGCCAAGCTCTATCCGAGGCCTGGTCTCTACCGGCCGGTGGTTCTGATCGGGCCACCGGGAGTCGGCAGGAACGAGCTCAAGAGGCGGCTAATGGCCACCGATCCCGATAAGTACAAGACGCCCGTGCCTT ATACCTCGAGACCACCGAGGCCGGGCGAGATAAACGGCAAAGAGTACCACTTTGTCAGCCGCGAGAAGATGGAGGAGGAGATCGATGCTGGAAAGTTCATCGAGTACGGCGAGTACAAGGGTAACCTGTACGGTACTAGTTCCGAGAGCGTGAGCTCGCTAATAAACGCCGGCTACGTGTGCCTGTTGAACCCGCACTACCAGGCCCTCAAGATGCTTCGAACACCGCAGACGAAACCGTACGTGATCTACGTCAAGCCGCCGGGATTCGAGATTCTGAAggagacgaggaacgacgccaGAGCAAGGTCGACCTTCGACGGCAGCAACTCGCGCGGCTTCACG GACGAGGAGTTCAACGAGATCCTGCACAGCGCAGATAGGATAGAATTTCTGTATTCCCACCTGTTCGACGAGGTGATAGAGAACGCTTATCTCTCCGTAGCGTTCGAGCAACTGGTGAACGCGGTGGAACGAGTAGAGTCGGAGCCGCTGTGGGTGCCTGCTTCCTGGGTTCAATAA
- the Metro gene encoding membrane palmitoylated protein 7-like protein metro isoform X5 translates to MTAALVMENVNWDPALSKLLNSLQESRNDIPSCAEEEFSFLSELLQSKELNALVNVHNKIVNNVKDDKFFPVLSNSMDIDIDVLDLLSTKTHISKECKELFHLLQRPHIQGLLCAHDAVAQKDYYPRLPEIPLEVDEDEETVKIVQLVKSNEPLGATIKTCEVTGKIVIARIMHGGAADRSGLIHVGDEVCEVNGISVEGKTPTCVLKILQNSEGTITFKIVPADSKGGIRESKVRVRAHFSYKAADDLYIPCKEAGLDFNKGDVLHIVSQDDPYWWQARREGDRNMRAGLIPSRALQERCIILEREQKEKSDDDNIKNDDFDREEIPTYEEVAKLYPRPGLYRPVVLIGPPGVGRNELKRRLMATDPDKYKTPVPYTSRPPRPGEINGKEYHFVSREKMEEEIDAGKFIEYGEYKGNLYGTSSESVSSLINAGYVCLLNPHYQALKMLRTPQTKPYVIYVKPPGFEILKETRNDARARSTFDGSNSRGFTDEEFNEILHSADRIEFLYSHLFDEVIENAYLSVAFEQLVNAVERVESEPLWVPASWVQ, encoded by the exons ATGACAGCGGCGCTCGTCATGGAAAACGTGAATTGGGACCCTG CACTATCCAAGCTCCTGAATTCCCTGCAGGAGAGCAGGAACGACATACCCAGCTGCGCCGAGGAGGAATTCAGCTTCCTCAGCGAATTGTTGCAGTCGAAGGAATTGAACGCCCTCGTGAACGTTCACAATAAAATCGTGAATAATGTCAAGGACGACAAGTTCTTTCCGGTGCTCTCCAATTCCATGGACATCGACATCGACGTCCTGGACCTATTGTCGACCAAGACGCACATCTCGAAGGAGTGCAAGGAGCTCTTTCATCTTCTCCAAAGGCCGCACATACAG GGTCTTTTGTGCGCGCACGACGCGGTCGCCCAGAAAGACTACTACCCCCGATTGCCGGAGATTCCCCTggaagtggacgaggacgaggagacgGTGAAAATTGTGCAGCTGGTGAAGTCGAACGAGCCCTTG GGGGCGACCATAAAAACGTGCGAGGTCACCGGGAAGATTGTGATAGCGCGAATAATGCACGGTGGCGCGGCCGATAGATCCGGCCTTATTCACGTCGGGGACGAGGTTTGCGAGGTCAACGGCATCAGCGTCGAAGGAAAGACTCCGACCTGTGTTCTTAAAATACTG CAAAATTCAGAGGGCACGATTACGTTTAAAATAGTCCCCGCCGACAGCAAAGGGGGCATTCGGGAGAGCAAG GTGCGAGTGAGAGCGCACTTTTCGTACAAGGCTGCCGACGATCTGTACATACCCTGCAAAGAGGCTGGACTAGACTTTAACAAGGGTGACGTTCTCCACATCGTCAGTCAGGATGACCCTTATTG GTGGCAAGCGAGACGCGAGGGTGATCGAAACATGAGGGCTGGCTTGATCCCGAGCAGAGCTCTTCAGGAGAGGTGCATTATTCTCGAGAGAGAACAAAAGGAAAAGTCCGACGACGACAATATAA AGAACGACGATTTCGACCGGGAAGAAATACCGACCTACGAAGAGGTCGCCAAGCTCTATCCGAGGCCTGGTCTCTACCGGCCGGTGGTTCTGATCGGGCCACCGGGAGTCGGCAGGAACGAGCTCAAGAGGCGGCTAATGGCCACCGATCCCGATAAGTACAAGACGCCCGTGCCTT ATACCTCGAGACCACCGAGGCCGGGCGAGATAAACGGCAAAGAGTACCACTTTGTCAGCCGCGAGAAGATGGAGGAGGAGATCGATGCTGGAAAGTTCATCGAGTACGGCGAGTACAAGGGTAACCTGTACGGTACTAGTTCCGAGAGCGTGAGCTCGCTAATAAACGCCGGCTACGTGTGCCTGTTGAACCCGCACTACCAGGCCCTCAAGATGCTTCGAACACCGCAGACGAAACCGTACGTGATCTACGTCAAGCCGCCGGGATTCGAGATTCTGAAggagacgaggaacgacgccaGAGCAAGGTCGACCTTCGACGGCAGCAACTCGCGCGGCTTCACG GACGAGGAGTTCAACGAGATCCTGCACAGCGCAGATAGGATAGAATTTCTGTATTCCCACCTGTTCGACGAGGTGATAGAGAACGCTTATCTCTCCGTAGCGTTCGAGCAACTGGTGAACGCGGTGGAACGAGTAGAGTCGGAGCCGCTGTGGGTGCCTGCTTCCTGGGTTCAATAA
- the Metro gene encoding membrane palmitoylated protein 7-like protein metro isoform X2 — translation MTAALVMENVNWDPALSKLLNSLQESRNDIPSCAEEEFSFLSELLQSKELNALVNVHNKIVNNVKDDKFFPVLSNSMDIDIDVLDLLSTKTHISKECKELFHLLQRPHIQGLLCAHDAVAQKDYYPRLPEIPLEVDEDEETVKIVQLVKSNEPLCGTGVEPIVGATIKTCEVTGKIVIARIMHGGAADRSGLIHVGDEVCEVNGISVEGKTPTCVLKILQNSEGTITFKIVPADSKGGIRESKVRVRAHFSYKAADDLYIPCKEAGLDFNKGDVLHIVSQDDPYWWQARREGDRNMRAGLIPSRALQERCIILEREQKEKSDDDNIMPLPALCPRPSTSLHASPTKCNLQGVKTKKIMYDATENDDFDREEIPTYEEVAKLYPRPGLYRPVVLIGPPGVGRNELKRRLMATDPDKYKTPVPYTSRPPRPGEINGKEYHFVSREKMEEEIDAGKFIEYGEYKGNLYGTSSESVSSLINAGYVCLLNPHYQALKMLRTPQTKPYVIYVKPPGFEILKETRNDARARSTFDGSNSRGFTDEEFNEILHSADRIEFLYSHLFDEVIENAYLSVAFEQLVNAVERVESEPLWVPASWVQ, via the exons ATGACAGCGGCGCTCGTCATGGAAAACGTGAATTGGGACCCTG CACTATCCAAGCTCCTGAATTCCCTGCAGGAGAGCAGGAACGACATACCCAGCTGCGCCGAGGAGGAATTCAGCTTCCTCAGCGAATTGTTGCAGTCGAAGGAATTGAACGCCCTCGTGAACGTTCACAATAAAATCGTGAATAATGTCAAGGACGACAAGTTCTTTCCGGTGCTCTCCAATTCCATGGACATCGACATCGACGTCCTGGACCTATTGTCGACCAAGACGCACATCTCGAAGGAGTGCAAGGAGCTCTTTCATCTTCTCCAAAGGCCGCACATACAG GGTCTTTTGTGCGCGCACGACGCGGTCGCCCAGAAAGACTACTACCCCCGATTGCCGGAGATTCCCCTggaagtggacgaggacgaggagacgGTGAAAATTGTGCAGCTGGTGAAGTCGAACGAGCCCTTG TGTGGCACCGGCGTTGAACCGATCGTG GGGGCGACCATAAAAACGTGCGAGGTCACCGGGAAGATTGTGATAGCGCGAATAATGCACGGTGGCGCGGCCGATAGATCCGGCCTTATTCACGTCGGGGACGAGGTTTGCGAGGTCAACGGCATCAGCGTCGAAGGAAAGACTCCGACCTGTGTTCTTAAAATACTG CAAAATTCAGAGGGCACGATTACGTTTAAAATAGTCCCCGCCGACAGCAAAGGGGGCATTCGGGAGAGCAAG GTGCGAGTGAGAGCGCACTTTTCGTACAAGGCTGCCGACGATCTGTACATACCCTGCAAAGAGGCTGGACTAGACTTTAACAAGGGTGACGTTCTCCACATCGTCAGTCAGGATGACCCTTATTG GTGGCAAGCGAGACGCGAGGGTGATCGAAACATGAGGGCTGGCTTGATCCCGAGCAGAGCTCTTCAGGAGAGGTGCATTATTCTCGAGAGAGAACAAAAGGAAAAGTCCGACGACGACAATATAA TGCCTTTGCCCGCATTGTGCCCCCGTCCCAGTACCTCTTTGCACGCCTCGCCTACAAAGTGCAACTTGCAGGgcgtaaaaactaaaaaaatcatGTATGACGCTACAGAGAACGACGATTTCGACCGGGAAGAAATACCGACCTACGAAGAGGTCGCCAAGCTCTATCCGAGGCCTGGTCTCTACCGGCCGGTGGTTCTGATCGGGCCACCGGGAGTCGGCAGGAACGAGCTCAAGAGGCGGCTAATGGCCACCGATCCCGATAAGTACAAGACGCCCGTGCCTT ATACCTCGAGACCACCGAGGCCGGGCGAGATAAACGGCAAAGAGTACCACTTTGTCAGCCGCGAGAAGATGGAGGAGGAGATCGATGCTGGAAAGTTCATCGAGTACGGCGAGTACAAGGGTAACCTGTACGGTACTAGTTCCGAGAGCGTGAGCTCGCTAATAAACGCCGGCTACGTGTGCCTGTTGAACCCGCACTACCAGGCCCTCAAGATGCTTCGAACACCGCAGACGAAACCGTACGTGATCTACGTCAAGCCGCCGGGATTCGAGATTCTGAAggagacgaggaacgacgccaGAGCAAGGTCGACCTTCGACGGCAGCAACTCGCGCGGCTTCACG GACGAGGAGTTCAACGAGATCCTGCACAGCGCAGATAGGATAGAATTTCTGTATTCCCACCTGTTCGACGAGGTGATAGAGAACGCTTATCTCTCCGTAGCGTTCGAGCAACTGGTGAACGCGGTGGAACGAGTAGAGTCGGAGCCGCTGTGGGTGCCTGCTTCCTGGGTTCAATAA
- the Metro gene encoding membrane palmitoylated protein 7-like protein metro isoform X1, with translation MTAALVMENVNWDPALSKLLNSLQESRNDIPSCAEEEFSFLSELLQSKELNALVNVHNKIVNNVKDDKFFPVLSNSMDIDIDVLDLLSTKTHISKECKELFHLLQRPHIQGLLCAHDAVAQKDYYPRLPEIPLEVDEDEETVKIVQLVKSNEPLCGTGVEPIVGATIKTCEVTGKIVIARIMHGGAADRSGLIHVGDEVCEVNGISVEGKTPTCVLKILQNSEGTITFKIVPADSKGGIRESKVRVRAHFSYKAADDLYIPCKEAGLDFNKGDVLHIVSQDDPYWWQARREGDRNMRAGLIPSRALQERCIILEREQKEKSDDDNISLCSVPVPLPALCPRPSTSLHASPTKCNLQGVKTKKIMYDATENDDFDREEIPTYEEVAKLYPRPGLYRPVVLIGPPGVGRNELKRRLMATDPDKYKTPVPYTSRPPRPGEINGKEYHFVSREKMEEEIDAGKFIEYGEYKGNLYGTSSESVSSLINAGYVCLLNPHYQALKMLRTPQTKPYVIYVKPPGFEILKETRNDARARSTFDGSNSRGFTDEEFNEILHSADRIEFLYSHLFDEVIENAYLSVAFEQLVNAVERVESEPLWVPASWVQ, from the exons ATGACAGCGGCGCTCGTCATGGAAAACGTGAATTGGGACCCTG CACTATCCAAGCTCCTGAATTCCCTGCAGGAGAGCAGGAACGACATACCCAGCTGCGCCGAGGAGGAATTCAGCTTCCTCAGCGAATTGTTGCAGTCGAAGGAATTGAACGCCCTCGTGAACGTTCACAATAAAATCGTGAATAATGTCAAGGACGACAAGTTCTTTCCGGTGCTCTCCAATTCCATGGACATCGACATCGACGTCCTGGACCTATTGTCGACCAAGACGCACATCTCGAAGGAGTGCAAGGAGCTCTTTCATCTTCTCCAAAGGCCGCACATACAG GGTCTTTTGTGCGCGCACGACGCGGTCGCCCAGAAAGACTACTACCCCCGATTGCCGGAGATTCCCCTggaagtggacgaggacgaggagacgGTGAAAATTGTGCAGCTGGTGAAGTCGAACGAGCCCTTG TGTGGCACCGGCGTTGAACCGATCGTG GGGGCGACCATAAAAACGTGCGAGGTCACCGGGAAGATTGTGATAGCGCGAATAATGCACGGTGGCGCGGCCGATAGATCCGGCCTTATTCACGTCGGGGACGAGGTTTGCGAGGTCAACGGCATCAGCGTCGAAGGAAAGACTCCGACCTGTGTTCTTAAAATACTG CAAAATTCAGAGGGCACGATTACGTTTAAAATAGTCCCCGCCGACAGCAAAGGGGGCATTCGGGAGAGCAAG GTGCGAGTGAGAGCGCACTTTTCGTACAAGGCTGCCGACGATCTGTACATACCCTGCAAAGAGGCTGGACTAGACTTTAACAAGGGTGACGTTCTCCACATCGTCAGTCAGGATGACCCTTATTG GTGGCAAGCGAGACGCGAGGGTGATCGAAACATGAGGGCTGGCTTGATCCCGAGCAGAGCTCTTCAGGAGAGGTGCATTATTCTCGAGAGAGAACAAAAGGAAAAGTCCGACGACGACAATATAA GCTTGTGTTCTGTTCCAGTGCCTTTGCCCGCATTGTGCCCCCGTCCCAGTACCTCTTTGCACGCCTCGCCTACAAAGTGCAACTTGCAGGgcgtaaaaactaaaaaaatcatGTATGACGCTACAGAGAACGACGATTTCGACCGGGAAGAAATACCGACCTACGAAGAGGTCGCCAAGCTCTATCCGAGGCCTGGTCTCTACCGGCCGGTGGTTCTGATCGGGCCACCGGGAGTCGGCAGGAACGAGCTCAAGAGGCGGCTAATGGCCACCGATCCCGATAAGTACAAGACGCCCGTGCCTT ATACCTCGAGACCACCGAGGCCGGGCGAGATAAACGGCAAAGAGTACCACTTTGTCAGCCGCGAGAAGATGGAGGAGGAGATCGATGCTGGAAAGTTCATCGAGTACGGCGAGTACAAGGGTAACCTGTACGGTACTAGTTCCGAGAGCGTGAGCTCGCTAATAAACGCCGGCTACGTGTGCCTGTTGAACCCGCACTACCAGGCCCTCAAGATGCTTCGAACACCGCAGACGAAACCGTACGTGATCTACGTCAAGCCGCCGGGATTCGAGATTCTGAAggagacgaggaacgacgccaGAGCAAGGTCGACCTTCGACGGCAGCAACTCGCGCGGCTTCACG GACGAGGAGTTCAACGAGATCCTGCACAGCGCAGATAGGATAGAATTTCTGTATTCCCACCTGTTCGACGAGGTGATAGAGAACGCTTATCTCTCCGTAGCGTTCGAGCAACTGGTGAACGCGGTGGAACGAGTAGAGTCGGAGCCGCTGTGGGTGCCTGCTTCCTGGGTTCAATAA